One segment of Cetobacterium sp. NK01 DNA contains the following:
- a CDS encoding ABC transporter substrate-binding protein has translation MKKIILLATFLSTVLTYGETLQEIQEKAQKEGEVISVGMPDNWANWKDTWSQIKEKYNIKHSDTDMSSAQEIAKFKNEGKNATADIGDIGAGFANIAVKQGVTQPYKTSYWEEVPEWAKDKEGHWMLAYTGTIAFIVDKDKVPEKDIPRSWEALKNSKFKVSPGDVGTAAQASSAVLAVAYALGGNENNIEPAIKYFTNLAKEGRVSAAAPNIQNLEKGEVEVGLIWDFNGLSYRDSIDKDRFEVLIPSDGSLISGYTTIINKWAKNPNAAKLTREYIFSDEGQINLAKGNARPIRKVDLPKEIKEKMIPDEQYKNARAIENHEAWDKTSKNLGRVWQEEVLVNRK, from the coding sequence ATGAAGAAAATTATATTATTAGCAACGTTCTTATCAACAGTATTAACATATGGGGAAACTTTACAAGAAATTCAAGAGAAAGCACAAAAAGAAGGAGAAGTAATATCTGTAGGAATGCCTGATAACTGGGCAAATTGGAAAGATACTTGGAGTCAAATAAAAGAAAAATATAATATAAAACATAGCGATACTGATATGAGTAGTGCTCAAGAGATTGCAAAATTTAAAAATGAGGGAAAAAATGCCACAGCAGATATTGGTGATATAGGAGCAGGATTTGCAAATATAGCTGTGAAACAAGGGGTTACTCAACCATACAAAACAAGTTATTGGGAAGAGGTGCCAGAGTGGGCTAAAGATAAAGAAGGACATTGGATGTTAGCATATACAGGAACAATAGCCTTTATAGTAGACAAAGATAAAGTTCCAGAAAAAGATATACCTAGATCTTGGGAAGCTTTAAAAAATAGTAAATTTAAAGTAAGTCCAGGAGATGTAGGAACGGCAGCTCAAGCTTCAAGTGCAGTTTTAGCAGTAGCTTATGCATTAGGTGGAAATGAAAATAATATTGAACCAGCAATAAAGTATTTTACTAATTTAGCAAAAGAGGGAAGAGTATCAGCAGCAGCACCAAATATTCAAAATTTAGAAAAAGGTGAGGTTGAAGTTGGATTGATTTGGGACTTTAATGGTTTGAGCTATAGAGATTCAATTGATAAAGATAGATTTGAAGTTTTAATTCCTTCAGATGGATCTCTTATAAGTGGGTATACGACAATAATAAATAAATGGGCAAAGAATCCAAATGCAGCAAAATTAACAAGAGAGTATATATTTAGTGATGAAGGACAAATAAACTTAGCTAAAGGAAATGCAAGGCCAATTAGAAAAGTGGATTTACCAAAAGAGATAAAGGAAAAAATGATTCCAGATGAGCAGTATAAAAATGCAAGAGCTATTGAAAATCATGAGGCTTGGGACAAAACTTCAAAAAATTTAGGAAGAGTTTGGCAAGAGGAAGTTTTAGTAAATAGAAAGTAG
- the yiaY gene encoding L-threonine dehydrogenase, with amino-acid sequence MMSHAFFMPSISYMGEGCIKNLGKEINSRGLKKSLIVTDKILVNIGLVKKLTNVLDDSKVEYIIFDETKPNPTVTNVNDGLKILKENNCDFVISFGGGSPHDAAKGIALVAANGGDIKDYEGVDRSAHPQLPLMSINTTAGTASEMTRFCIITDEDRHVKMAIVDKNVTPIIAVNDPELMLDMPKSLTAATGMDALTHAIEAYVSTIATPVTDACAEKAIELISKNLRDAVFNGKDIKARDNMAYAEYLAGMAFNNASLGYVHAMAHQLGGFYDLPHGVCNAILLPHVVRYNAEVSKEKLRKVAVLLGINPHILNENNSADLAIEEIVKLSNDIGIPKGIKELGAKEEDFTILATNALKDACGFTNPKQATLEEIIEIYKSAM; translated from the coding sequence ATTATGTCACACGCTTTTTTTATGCCATCAATTTCTTATATGGGAGAGGGATGTATTAAAAATCTAGGAAAAGAAATTAACTCAAGAGGTTTAAAAAAATCTTTAATAGTAACAGATAAAATATTAGTAAATATTGGACTAGTTAAAAAGTTAACAAATGTATTAGATGATAGCAAAGTAGAGTATATAATCTTCGATGAAACAAAACCAAATCCAACAGTGACAAATGTTAATGATGGATTAAAAATTTTAAAAGAAAATAATTGTGATTTTGTAATATCTTTTGGTGGTGGATCACCTCATGATGCAGCAAAAGGAATAGCTTTAGTAGCTGCTAATGGTGGAGATATAAAGGATTATGAAGGAGTAGATAGATCTGCACATCCTCAACTTCCTCTAATGTCAATAAACACAACAGCTGGAACAGCTTCAGAGATGACAAGATTTTGTATAATAACAGATGAAGATAGACATGTAAAAATGGCTATAGTAGATAAAAATGTAACTCCAATAATAGCTGTAAATGACCCAGAACTAATGCTAGATATGCCAAAGAGCTTAACAGCAGCAACAGGAATGGATGCTTTAACACATGCAATAGAAGCTTATGTTTCAACAATTGCAACTCCAGTAACAGATGCATGTGCTGAAAAAGCTATAGAACTGATTTCTAAAAACTTAAGAGATGCTGTATTCAATGGAAAAGATATTAAAGCAAGAGATAATATGGCTTATGCAGAGTATTTAGCAGGAATGGCTTTTAATAATGCTTCATTGGGATATGTTCATGCAATGGCTCACCAATTAGGAGGATTCTATGATTTACCTCATGGTGTATGCAATGCAATTTTACTACCTCATGTAGTTAGATATAATGCTGAAGTATCAAAAGAAAAATTAAGAAAAGTTGCAGTATTGTTAGGAATAAATCCTCATATTTTAAATGAAAACAATTCAGCTGATTTAGCAATAGAGGAGATTGTAAAATTATCAAATGATATTGGAATTCCAAAAGGAATAAAAGAGTTAGGAGCTAAAGAGGAAGACTTTACTATTTTAGCAACAAATGCTTTGAAAGATGCATGTGGATTTACGAATCCTAAACAAGCTACTTTAGAGGAGATTATTGAGATATATAAAAGTGCAATGTAA
- a CDS encoding lytic transglycosylase domain-containing protein: MKLIFKFVALFFILTICVFSKEDASTDKIKNYVKKHTNTEKTATNIYKSIIENSKKHDVEPELIAAIIKVESDFNHSTISTAGARGLMQLMPKTAKLMKVNPYDMNSNIKGGTKYIAWCLEQQNNNLKLALAAYNAGIGNVKKYKGIPPFKETQNYVKRVMKEYNYLKA; encoded by the coding sequence TTGAAATTAATATTTAAATTTGTTGCGCTATTTTTTATTTTAACAATCTGTGTATTTTCTAAAGAAGATGCTTCAACAGATAAAATAAAAAATTACGTAAAAAAACATACTAATACAGAAAAAACTGCTACTAACATATATAAAAGTATTATTGAAAACTCTAAAAAACACGATGTTGAACCAGAGCTTATTGCTGCTATAATAAAAGTAGAAAGTGATTTTAATCATAGTACTATTTCTACTGCCGGTGCAAGAGGTCTAATGCAACTAATGCCTAAAACAGCAAAACTTATGAAAGTTAATCCTTATGATATGAACTCAAATATTAAAGGTGGTACAAAATATATAGCTTGGTGTTTAGAACAGCAAAATAATAATTTGAAATTAGCTTTAGCTGCGTATAATGCTGGAATTGGAAATGTAAAAAAATATAAAGGAATTCCTCCATTTAAAGAAACACAAAATTACGTTAAAAGAGTAATGAAAGAATACAACTATTTAAAAGCATAA
- a CDS encoding KUP/HAK/KT family potassium transporter, whose product MFKNKNITIGSLLVALGIVYGDIGTSPLYVMQAILYTNNNVATRELILGGVSLVFWTLTLQTTIKYVVLTLQADNNGEGGILALYALVKRYFKWLIVPAIIGVAAILADGILTPPISVSSAIEGLNLIVFLKEGTTVTIVLVIILLLFSVQKFGTEKIGKIFGPIMFIWFSMIGFFGIVQLVQNPRILEGINPYYAFKLLVSGNVPYILGAVFLCTTGAEALYSDLGHCGRVNIYYSWIFVKITLLLSYFGQGAYLLSREGHTFVNSPFFLIMPRWFIIPGVIIATLAAIIASQALISGSFTLISEAIKLNIFPKLAIRYPTKEKGQVYIGTVNKALCIGCVGIIFIFKQSQNMQAAYGLSITITMLMTTLLLSQYIRFVKNQKKLWIVVLLVFGTIELSFLYANSFKILSGGYVTLIITAALAFVMYVWQYSFEIKKRYLKFVNLTDYKENFNILKTDSELPLYAGNVVYLTKSKLWNQVEPKVIYSIFNNEPKKADNYWFININVTDDPYTREYIFNKIEENRIFVIDFNLGFRVSQGINTLMFQVIRDLIKSGEVVFKPRNYMIDYENLKGIGNFKFIIIEEVLALENDFSAWDSFIISTQLFIKKFTVSPQKWYGIDTSVVDVEKVPILFGKNLPEENLKRIK is encoded by the coding sequence ATGTTTAAAAATAAAAATATAACAATAGGATCCTTACTTGTAGCTCTTGGAATAGTTTATGGTGACATAGGAACCTCCCCTCTTTATGTTATGCAAGCTATTTTATACACTAATAACAATGTAGCTACAAGAGAGTTAATATTAGGAGGAGTTTCTTTAGTATTTTGGACGCTGACACTACAAACTACAATAAAGTATGTTGTTTTAACTTTGCAGGCTGACAATAATGGTGAGGGAGGAATTTTAGCTCTTTATGCTCTTGTAAAAAGATATTTTAAATGGTTAATAGTTCCAGCAATAATTGGTGTCGCAGCAATTTTAGCTGATGGAATATTAACTCCTCCAATATCAGTAAGTTCAGCTATTGAAGGATTAAATTTAATTGTATTTTTAAAAGAGGGTACAACAGTAACTATAGTTTTAGTAATTATTCTATTACTATTTTCTGTGCAAAAATTTGGAACAGAGAAAATAGGTAAAATTTTTGGTCCTATTATGTTTATATGGTTTTCTATGATTGGTTTTTTTGGAATCGTTCAGTTGGTACAAAACCCAAGAATACTAGAGGGAATAAATCCATACTATGCCTTTAAACTTTTAGTTAGTGGAAATGTCCCATATATATTAGGAGCTGTGTTTCTATGTACAACAGGGGCTGAAGCACTATACTCAGATCTTGGTCACTGTGGAAGAGTAAACATATATTATAGTTGGATTTTTGTAAAAATAACTTTGTTATTAAGCTACTTTGGACAGGGAGCATATCTACTTTCAAGAGAGGGACATACATTTGTAAATAGTCCATTTTTCTTAATAATGCCTAGATGGTTTATTATACCAGGGGTAATAATAGCGACGCTAGCTGCTATTATAGCCAGCCAAGCTCTAATATCTGGATCATTTACTTTAATATCTGAAGCGATAAAGTTAAATATTTTTCCTAAATTAGCTATAAGATATCCAACAAAGGAAAAGGGACAAGTTTATATAGGAACGGTAAATAAAGCTCTATGTATTGGATGTGTAGGAATAATATTTATTTTTAAACAATCACAAAATATGCAAGCGGCATATGGGCTATCTATAACAATAACAATGCTTATGACAACACTACTTTTATCTCAGTATATAAGATTTGTAAAAAATCAAAAAAAATTATGGATTGTTGTCTTACTAGTTTTTGGAACTATAGAACTATCATTTTTATACGCAAATAGTTTTAAAATATTAAGTGGTGGATATGTAACATTGATAATTACAGCGGCATTGGCATTTGTAATGTATGTATGGCAGTATAGCTTTGAAATTAAGAAAAGATATCTTAAGTTTGTTAATTTAACTGATTATAAAGAGAATTTTAATATATTAAAAACAGACAGTGAGCTACCTCTTTATGCAGGGAATGTAGTTTATTTAACAAAATCTAAATTATGGAATCAAGTAGAACCAAAGGTTATCTATTCAATATTTAATAATGAACCTAAAAAAGCAGATAACTATTGGTTTATAAATATAAATGTAACAGACGATCCTTATACAAGAGAGTATATTTTTAACAAAATAGAAGAGAATAGAATTTTTGTAATAGACTTTAATCTAGGATTTAGAGTATCTCAGGGAATAAATACACTTATGTTTCAAGTCATTCGTGATTTAATAAAATCAGGAGAGGTCGTATTTAAACCAAGAAACTATATGATAGATTATGAAAACCTTAAAGGTATTGGAAACTTTAAATTTATAATAATAGAAGAGGTATTAGCTTTAGAAAATGATTTCTCAGCATGGGATAGTTTTATAATTTCCACTCAGTTATTTATAAAAAAATTCACAGTTTCTCCTCAAAAATGGTATGGCATAGATACAAGTGTTGTAGATGTTGAAAAAGTACCTATTTTATTTGGAAAAAATTTACCAGAAGAAAATTTAAAAAGAATAAAATAA
- a CDS encoding peptide ABC transporter substrate-binding protein, with translation MFGRLNGKSLAIASAVLFLVACGGKDEEKKTQASTESKKNSISYNLATDPRTIDPQLNTAVDGSIVASNIFEGLFMEGDDGKLVPAAAESVEVSPDGKVYTFKLKENGKWSDGKPVKAQDFVYSWKRGLTPDTGMEYAYMLFYIKNGEKFYNGEVTEEEVGVKALDDKTLEVTLENATPYFLSLTSLPSYFPLREDVVKDNPAWAIDAKTYIGNGPFKIKSWSPKENILLVPNENYWGKDDVKLDELRLDIIVDDKTYLNAFKAGEVDIIDAPPASEIPSLLASGEGKIYPYLGTYFYVVNVSGNNSNPEVVKFLGNPKVRKALALGLNKKLIVEEVTKAGQLPARSFVPEGIVATDGNDFTKNSTYLPGEGDVELAKKLMAEAGYTTPESIPKLTFTFNTGDGHAMVAQAVQDMWKKNLGVDVDLKNEEWAVFQTTRNNKNYDIARHGWIADYNDPMNFLDLWVTGGGNNVSGYSNPEYDNLIKEAQKENDPEKRTALLHKAENILMDDMPIIPLYYYTSVVAANPKVKGWVKSPLGGYYFKKAYVEN, from the coding sequence ATGTTCGGGAGATTAAATGGAAAAAGTTTAGCAATAGCATCAGCAGTTTTATTTTTAGTTGCATGTGGTGGGAAAGATGAAGAGAAAAAAACACAGGCTTCAACAGAGAGTAAGAAAAATTCAATATCATATAATTTAGCAACTGATCCAAGAACAATAGATCCGCAGTTAAATACAGCAGTAGATGGTTCAATTGTTGCATCTAACATATTTGAAGGGCTTTTCATGGAGGGAGATGACGGAAAGTTAGTTCCAGCAGCAGCAGAAAGTGTTGAAGTATCTCCTGATGGAAAGGTGTATACTTTTAAATTGAAAGAAAATGGAAAATGGTCTGATGGAAAACCAGTAAAAGCACAAGACTTTGTTTATTCGTGGAAAAGAGGATTAACACCTGATACAGGAATGGAGTACGCATATATGTTGTTCTACATAAAAAATGGTGAAAAGTTTTATAATGGAGAGGTTACAGAAGAGGAAGTTGGAGTAAAAGCATTAGATGATAAAACATTAGAGGTAACTTTAGAAAATGCAACACCATATTTTTTATCTTTAACATCTCTTCCATCATATTTTCCACTTAGAGAAGATGTTGTAAAAGATAACCCAGCATGGGCTATAGATGCTAAAACTTACATAGGAAATGGACCATTTAAAATTAAATCATGGAGTCCAAAAGAGAATATATTATTGGTTCCAAATGAAAATTATTGGGGAAAAGATGATGTAAAATTAGATGAGCTTAGATTGGATATAATTGTAGATGATAAAACATATTTAAATGCATTTAAAGCTGGAGAAGTTGACATAATTGATGCTCCACCAGCTAGTGAGATACCATCACTTTTAGCTAGTGGAGAGGGAAAAATATATCCATACTTAGGAACATATTTTTATGTTGTAAATGTGTCTGGAAACAATAGCAATCCAGAAGTAGTAAAGTTTTTAGGAAATCCAAAAGTGAGAAAAGCACTTGCTTTAGGTTTGAATAAAAAACTTATTGTTGAAGAGGTTACAAAAGCTGGACAGCTCCCAGCCAGAAGTTTTGTTCCTGAGGGAATAGTTGCCACAGATGGAAATGACTTTACAAAAAATAGTACATATCTTCCTGGAGAGGGAGATGTTGAATTAGCTAAAAAATTAATGGCTGAGGCTGGTTACACAACACCAGAATCTATACCAAAATTAACATTTACATTTAATACAGGGGATGGACATGCAATGGTGGCTCAAGCAGTTCAAGATATGTGGAAGAAAAATCTAGGTGTAGATGTAGATTTAAAAAATGAGGAGTGGGCAGTATTCCAAACAACTAGAAATAATAAAAATTATGATATTGCAAGACATGGTTGGATAGCTGATTATAATGATCCGATGAACTTCTTAGACCTTTGGGTAACTGGAGGAGGAAACAATGTATCGGGATATTCTAATCCAGAGTATGATAATTTAATTAAGGAAGCTCAAAAGGAGAATGATCCAGAAAAGAGAACAGCATTGCTTCATAAAGCTGAAAATATTTTAATGGATGATATGCCAATAATTCCACTTTATTATTATACAAGTGTTGTTGCAGCTAATCCAAAAGTAAAAGGATGGGTAAAATCACCTTTAGGAGGATATTACTTTAAAAAAGCTTATGTAGAAAATTAA
- a CDS encoding ABC transporter ATP-binding protein encodes MEENLLEIKNLCKYFNLKKSIFTKNKKILHAVDDVSLEIKKGETLGLVGESGCGKTTFGRTVVKLYEPSSGTIIYNNKNITDLNFQEMKGFRRKIQMIFQDPYASLNPRQTIGDIIKEPMEIHNLYKENERDKKVLEILELVGLNPSHISRYPHEFSGGQRQRVGIARALACDPEFIVCDEPISALDVSIQAQIINTLEELQKKLGLTYLFIAHDLSMVKHISDRVGIMYLGKLVELSTSDSIYKTPLHPYTEALLSAIPIPDPDISLKKERIILEGDIPTPINPKDGCRFKSRCPKAFEKCEEIEPKLIEVRENHKVACHLYTNI; translated from the coding sequence ATGGAAGAAAATTTACTAGAGATAAAAAATCTATGCAAATATTTTAACTTAAAAAAAAGTATATTCACTAAAAATAAAAAAATACTTCATGCAGTTGATGATGTAAGCTTAGAAATAAAAAAAGGAGAAACTCTAGGACTTGTAGGAGAATCAGGATGTGGAAAAACAACTTTTGGAAGAACTGTAGTAAAACTATATGAACCCTCGTCAGGAACTATTATATATAATAATAAAAATATAACCGATTTAAATTTTCAAGAGATGAAAGGGTTTAGAAGAAAAATTCAAATGATATTTCAAGATCCATATGCCTCTTTAAATCCAAGACAAACTATTGGAGATATAATAAAAGAGCCTATGGAGATTCACAATTTATACAAGGAAAATGAGAGAGATAAAAAAGTTTTGGAAATTTTAGAGTTAGTAGGATTAAACCCGTCTCATATAAGTAGATATCCTCATGAATTTTCAGGAGGTCAAAGACAAAGAGTTGGAATAGCTAGAGCTTTGGCTTGTGATCCAGAATTTATAGTTTGTGATGAACCGATATCTGCCTTAGATGTTTCTATTCAAGCTCAAATAATAAATACTCTAGAAGAGTTACAAAAAAAATTAGGATTGACTTATCTTTTTATAGCTCATGATTTATCTATGGTAAAACATATTTCTGATAGGGTAGGAATAATGTATTTAGGAAAATTAGTAGAACTTTCAACGAGTGATAGTATATATAAAACTCCACTACATCCTTATACAGAGGCATTATTATCAGCAATTCCAATTCCAGATCCAGATATATCTTTAAAAAAAGAAAGAATAATTTTAGAAGGAGATATACCAACTCCAATAAATCCAAAGGATGGTTGTAGATTTAAAAGCAGATGTCCAAAAGCATTTGAAAAATGTGAAGAGATAGAACCCAAATTAATAGAGGTAAGAGAAAATCACAAAGTTGCATGTCATTTATATACTAATATCTAA
- a CDS encoding ABC transporter ATP-binding protein gives MEKLLEVKNLRTSFDTHHGEVQSVRGVTFDLLKGEVLGVVGESGSGKSITMMSIMKLLEENGKIKEGEIIFKGQRIDNINEKQMNKIRGNTMSMIFQDPMTSLNLLIPIGKQIMETLIVHKGMSNSEAFEKAVELLDAVGIPMGRARMNQYPHEFSGGMRQRVMIAMALACNPELLIADEPTTALDVTIQAQILDLMRKIKQTINTSIILITHDLGVVAEMCDRVNVMYGGVIVEQGFTRDIFYNTKHPYTAGLLKSVPNPERLGKEPLKPIMGTPPDLLNPPKGCPFYQRCDFAMKMCKDNMPPFFQIDDNHKSACWLNHKDAPKVNIK, from the coding sequence ATGGAAAAGTTATTAGAAGTAAAAAATTTAAGAACATCTTTTGACACACATCATGGAGAGGTTCAGTCAGTTAGGGGAGTTACCTTTGACCTTTTAAAAGGAGAGGTTTTAGGAGTAGTAGGGGAATCAGGAAGTGGAAAAAGTATTACTATGATGAGTATAATGAAACTTCTTGAAGAGAATGGAAAAATAAAAGAGGGTGAAATAATTTTTAAGGGGCAAAGAATTGATAATATAAATGAAAAACAGATGAATAAAATTAGAGGAAATACAATGTCAATGATATTTCAAGATCCTATGACATCGTTAAATCTTTTAATTCCTATAGGAAAGCAGATAATGGAAACACTTATTGTTCATAAAGGGATGAGTAATAGCGAGGCTTTTGAAAAAGCTGTGGAACTTTTAGATGCGGTGGGGATTCCCATGGGAAGAGCTAGAATGAATCAGTACCCACATGAGTTTTCAGGTGGGATGAGACAAAGAGTTATGATTGCTATGGCACTAGCTTGCAATCCAGAGCTACTTATAGCAGATGAACCAACAACAGCTTTAGATGTAACAATTCAAGCACAAATTTTAGATTTAATGAGAAAGATAAAACAAACAATAAATACATCAATAATTTTAATAACTCATGATTTAGGCGTGGTAGCAGAGATGTGTGATCGTGTAAATGTGATGTACGGAGGAGTAATTGTAGAACAAGGATTTACAAGAGATATATTTTATAATACGAAGCATCCTTACACAGCAGGACTTTTAAAAAGTGTACCAAACCCAGAAAGATTAGGAAAAGAACCACTAAAACCAATAATGGGAACACCACCAGATCTTTTAAATCCTCCAAAAGGATGTCCTTTTTATCAAAGATGTGATTTTGCAATGAAGATGTGCAAGGATAATATGCCACCATTTTTTCAAATTGATGATAATCATAAGTCAGCTTGTTGGTTAAATCATAAGGACGCACCTAAAGTTAATATAAAATAG
- a CDS encoding ABC transporter permease encodes MVYRNIEVDFANFREQTFAPKAVKYSNPENIELDFTFVKENEKVKEEIHRKSFTFAEDAWRKLKQNKLSILGLIFIVIITTLAVVVPIFSKYSIFETNLSMTNRFPNAAHWFGTDQLGRDIFVRVMYGARYSLAIAFIASFLNLIIGILYGGISGYFGGRVDMIMMRIVDIIYSVPMTIYVILIMVTFEKGGFFNIVLALALSYWIGMARIVRGEILQLKQQEYILAARTLGASNRRILFKHLLPNSMSSIIVTLTLQIPSAIFTEAFLSFIGLGITPPAASWGTLANDALGGFRLYPYQLVFPTLAICLTILAFNLLGDGLRDALDPKVRG; translated from the coding sequence ATGGTTTACAGAAATATAGAAGTAGATTTTGCTAACTTTAGAGAACAAACGTTTGCGCCAAAAGCAGTTAAATATAGTAATCCTGAAAATATAGAGTTAGATTTTACCTTTGTAAAAGAAAATGAAAAAGTAAAAGAAGAGATTCACAGAAAAAGTTTTACTTTTGCTGAAGATGCATGGAGAAAATTAAAACAAAATAAACTTTCTATATTAGGGTTGATATTTATTGTAATAATAACAACACTAGCAGTTGTTGTTCCTATATTTTCGAAATATAGTATATTTGAAACAAATTTAAGTATGACAAATAGATTTCCAAATGCAGCTCATTGGTTTGGAACAGATCAATTAGGAAGAGATATTTTTGTGAGAGTTATGTATGGGGCACGTTATTCTTTAGCAATTGCATTTATAGCATCTTTTTTAAACCTAATAATCGGAATTTTATATGGTGGAATTTCAGGATATTTTGGTGGAAGAGTGGATATGATAATGATGAGAATTGTTGATATTATATACTCTGTTCCAATGACAATTTATGTGATTTTAATAATGGTTACTTTTGAAAAAGGAGGTTTTTTTAATATAGTCTTAGCGCTAGCTTTGTCATATTGGATTGGAATGGCAAGAATTGTTAGGGGAGAGATATTACAACTAAAGCAGCAGGAATATATTTTAGCAGCAAGAACTTTAGGTGCTTCAAATAGAAGAATACTTTTTAAACATCTTTTGCCAAATAGCATGAGTTCAATAATAGTTACACTAACTTTACAAATACCATCAGCAATTTTTACAGAAGCATTTTTAAGTTTTATAGGTTTAGGAATTACTCCACCAGCAGCTTCTTGGGGAACATTAGCAAATGATGCATTAGGTGGATTTAGATTATATCCGTATCAATTAGTATTTCCAACTTTAGCAATATGTTTAACAATATTGGCATTTAATCTATTAGGGGATGGATTAAGAGATGCATTAGATCCTAAGGTAAGGGGGTAG
- a CDS encoding ABC transporter permease: MFLYILKRVFTTLCTLFLVITLTFFLMRLMPGGPFDGEKNIPPKIKMKLEEKFGLDKPLGEQYIGYIKDLSKGDLGPSMKREGRTVNWIIGYSFPTSAKLGLVAVVLSLIIGISLGILAALNFNKWPDSMCMLLSTFGVTIPSFVIGVFLMYIFGVKLKIFPIVGLKSWQSYILPSIALSGYSIAFIARLTRSKLIEVMKSDYIRTARAKGLSRGRIIMKHALRNTLIPIVTYLGPLVTGILTGSFVIEKIFAIPGLGSEFVTTITNRDYTVILGVTIFYSAFLMICNLIVDLLYVVIDPRIKLDK, encoded by the coding sequence ATGTTTTTATACATTTTAAAAAGAGTTTTCACAACACTTTGCACACTTTTTTTAGTTATCACGTTAACCTTTTTCTTAATGCGACTTATGCCTGGAGGTCCTTTTGATGGAGAAAAAAATATTCCTCCAAAAATTAAGATGAAATTGGAGGAAAAATTTGGTTTAGATAAGCCTCTTGGAGAACAATATATAGGATATATAAAAGATCTTTCTAAAGGTGACTTAGGACCTAGTATGAAAAGGGAGGGACGAACAGTAAACTGGATTATTGGATATTCTTTTCCAACGTCAGCAAAATTAGGTTTAGTAGCGGTGGTATTATCTTTAATTATAGGTATATCTTTGGGAATTTTAGCAGCATTAAATTTTAATAAATGGCCAGATTCTATGTGTATGTTACTTTCAACTTTTGGGGTAACTATTCCAAGTTTTGTTATAGGAGTTTTTCTAATGTATATTTTTGGAGTAAAATTAAAAATTTTTCCAATTGTAGGTCTTAAAAGTTGGCAATCATATATTTTACCAAGTATAGCTTTATCTGGTTATTCAATTGCTTTCATAGCAAGATTGACAAGATCTAAATTAATAGAGGTTATGAAATCAGATTATATAAGAACAGCAAGAGCTAAGGGGTTAAGTAGGGGAAGAATAATAATGAAACATGCCTTAAGAAATACTCTTATTCCAATAGTGACTTATTTGGGTCCTTTAGTAACAGGTATTTTGACAGGAAGTTTTGTAATAGAAAAAATATTTGCAATTCCAGGTTTAGGAAGTGAATTTGTAACAACAATAACAAATAGAGACTATACTGTTATTTTAGGAGTTACTATATTTTATAGTGCATTTTTAATGATTTGTAATTTGATTGTGGACTTGCTTTATGTAGTTATTGACCCAAGAATTAAGTTAGATAAATAA